Proteins encoded within one genomic window of Lagenorhynchus albirostris chromosome 9, mLagAlb1.1, whole genome shotgun sequence:
- the TMEM216 gene encoding transmembrane protein 216 isoform X1 yields the protein MASRGKRLSSTPLEILFFLNGWYYATCFLLELFVFLYKGLLLPYPTANLVLDVAMLFLYLGIEVIRLFFGTKGNLCQRKMPLGISMALTFPSAMMASYYLLLQTYVLRLEAIMNGILLFFCGSELLLEVLTLAAFSSMDRI from the exons ATGGCGTCGCGAG gTAAACGGTTGTCCTCCACCCCCTTGGAAATCCTGTTCTTTCTGAACGGGTGGTATTATGCTACCTGTTTCCTGCTGGAACTCTTCGTATTTCTGTATAAAG GTCTCCTGCTACCATATCCAACAGCCAATCTAGTACTGGATGTGGCGATGCTCTTCCTTTATCTTGGAATTGAAGTAATTCGACTGTTTTTTG GTACAAAGGGAAACCTCTGCCAACGAAAGATGCCGCTTGGTATTAGCATGGCCTTGACCTTCCCATCTGCCATGATGGCCTCCTATTACCTGCTGCTGCAGACCTACGTGCTCCGCCTGGAAGCCATCATGAACGGCATCTTGCTCTTCTTCTGTGGCTCAGAGCTGCTGCTTGAGGTGCTCACCCTGGCTGCCTTCTCCAG TATGGACAGGATTTGA
- the TMEM216 gene encoding transmembrane protein 216 isoform X2, with protein MLFLYLGIEVIRLFFGTKGNLCQRKMPLGISMALTFPSAMMASYYLLLQTYVLRLEAIMNGILLFFCGSELLLEVLTLAAFSSMDRI; from the exons ATGCTCTTCCTTTATCTTGGAATTGAAGTAATTCGACTGTTTTTTG GTACAAAGGGAAACCTCTGCCAACGAAAGATGCCGCTTGGTATTAGCATGGCCTTGACCTTCCCATCTGCCATGATGGCCTCCTATTACCTGCTGCTGCAGACCTACGTGCTCCGCCTGGAAGCCATCATGAACGGCATCTTGCTCTTCTTCTGTGGCTCAGAGCTGCTGCTTGAGGTGCTCACCCTGGCTGCCTTCTCCAG TATGGACAGGATTTGA